A window from Kluyveromyces lactis strain NRRL Y-1140 chromosome E complete sequence encodes these proteins:
- a CDS encoding uncharacterized protein (weakly similar to uniprot|P53274 Saccharomyces cerevisiae YGR126W Hypothetical ORF), whose product MVISKERSIPTITKTKHSHHSMSSLVQKQSSPLSKISTTQEVEDYVKDNVQKGETDSIDSLKATNLDLSKKAIPGFNQPIAEGAEFPEEYEIETRTGLVKVATLHQLNRLDTRVTTHSSKKSTKEKNTSCGYDNDKLQKCIERNQKEIDSYHKKSGFKKFIGKLFG is encoded by the coding sequence ATGGttatttcaaaagaaagaagcatACCTACTATCACAAAGACAAAACATAGCCATCACAGCATGTCATCACTTGTACAAAAGCAGTCTTCTCCTCTGTCTAAAATATCTACCACTCAGGAAGTGGAAGATTACGTGAAAGATAACGTCCAAAAAGGTGAGACCGATAGTATCGATTCTTTAAAAGCAACTAATTTAGACTTGTCGAAAAAAGCCATTCCGGGGTTTAATCAGCCAATTGCAGAAGGTGCAGAGTTCCCAGAAGAATATGAAATCGAAACCAGAACTGGACTTGTTAAAGTTGCTACCTTACATCAGCTAAATAGATTGGATACCAGAGTAACAACGCATTCAAGCAAGAAGAGtacaaaggaaaaaaatacttcCTGTGGGTATGACAACGATAAGTTACAGAAATGTATCGAACGAAACCAAAAGGAAATCGATAGCTATCACAAGAAATCTGGATTCAAAAAATTCATTGGTAAGCTTTTCGGATAA